From a single Deltaproteobacteria bacterium CG11_big_fil_rev_8_21_14_0_20_49_13 genomic region:
- a CDS encoding Holliday junction branch migration DNA helicase RuvB — MTTERDELDPQKAPEELQFDVSLRPKSLDEYIGQTAVKERLKIFIEAAKERKEALDHALFSGPPGLGKTTLAYIIANELGVKIHSTSGPVLERAGDLAAILTNLEPRDVLFIDEIHRLNRVVEEVLYPAMEDFKLDLIIGQGPSARTVKLDIPRFTLVGATTRTGLLTSPLRDRFGVVSRLDFYSPVELSTIVNRSAKLLEVELTSGGSLEIAKRARGTPRIVNRLLRRVRDFAQVRANGIIDDKVARDALKMLEVDEKGFDQMDRKILLTIIDKFDGGPVGVETLSSAISEERDTIEDVYEPYLIQCGYINRTPRGRTATELAYAHLGRKVPKSLTEQSKLFDQ, encoded by the coding sequence ATGACAACAGAAAGAGACGAACTAGATCCGCAAAAGGCGCCGGAAGAGTTGCAGTTCGACGTATCTCTTCGTCCCAAGAGCCTTGACGAATATATCGGCCAGACCGCGGTTAAAGAGAGACTCAAGATCTTTATCGAGGCGGCAAAGGAGAGAAAAGAGGCGCTCGATCACGCACTTTTTTCCGGCCCCCCGGGACTCGGCAAGACAACTCTCGCTTACATAATAGCGAACGAACTCGGAGTTAAGATACATTCAACCTCAGGCCCTGTGCTGGAACGCGCAGGAGACCTTGCGGCGATACTCACGAACCTTGAACCGCGCGACGTCCTTTTTATAGACGAGATCCACAGGCTGAACCGCGTGGTCGAAGAGGTCCTCTATCCGGCGATGGAAGATTTCAAACTGGACCTCATAATAGGCCAGGGACCTTCCGCAAGAACGGTAAAGCTGGACATTCCACGCTTCACACTTGTGGGCGCAACTACAAGGACGGGCCTTTTAACATCTCCCCTTCGCGACCGATTTGGAGTGGTTTCAAGGCTTGACTTCTATTCGCCTGTCGAACTTTCAACCATAGTCAACCGCTCAGCAAAACTTCTGGAGGTCGAGCTGACAAGCGGAGGTTCTCTTGAAATAGCGAAACGCGCTCGCGGAACTCCGAGAATAGTGAACAGATTACTACGCCGAGTTCGCGACTTTGCGCAGGTAAGGGCGAACGGCATCATCGACGATAAGGTGGCACGCGACGCCCTGAAGATGCTCGAGGTCGACGAAAAGGGTTTTGACCAGATGGACAGAAAGATACTCTTGACCATAATAGACAAGTTCGACGGAGGCCCCGTTGGGGTCGAAACCCTCTCTTCCGCCATCAGCGAAGAGAGAGACACCATCGAAGACGTCTATGAACCATATCTCATCCAGTGCGGCTATATAAACAGGACCCCCCGCGGACGTACTGCAACGGAGCTTGCTTATGCCCATCTTGGGCGCAAGGTTCCCAAAAGCTTGACCGAACAATCGAAGCTTTTTGACCAATGA
- a CDS encoding octanoyltransferase → MFKRASTYSKKVKKVVILENIGLKPYREALLYQEDLHKKRAEGKIDDTVIFCEHPPVYTIGKRDSSDDFLSDLKVIAGDGIDVVKADRGGKITYHGPGQLVAYFIFNIAERKLGVKEYVHKIEDVCMKALEKFGINAVRDKEHPGLWVNDKKIVAIGLNISKNVSMHGIALNVDPNMEHYRHIVPCGIRDRGVTSMKEVLDAAPPLDDVIKTLGNAVLKLF, encoded by the coding sequence ATATTCAAAAGGGCCTCTACATACTCCAAAAAGGTGAAGAAGGTGGTTATTCTAGAAAATATAGGTCTAAAGCCGTATAGAGAAGCGCTTTTATATCAGGAAGACCTTCATAAAAAACGCGCAGAAGGGAAGATAGATGACACGGTCATTTTTTGCGAGCATCCGCCCGTTTACACCATAGGCAAGAGAGACTCATCAGACGATTTTCTTTCTGACCTTAAGGTCATAGCCGGCGATGGAATAGATGTCGTCAAGGCCGATCGGGGCGGAAAGATCACGTATCACGGGCCGGGACAGCTCGTCGCCTACTTCATATTCAACATAGCGGAAAGAAAGCTGGGGGTTAAGGAATACGTTCATAAGATAGAAGACGTCTGCATGAAGGCGTTGGAAAAGTTCGGGATAAATGCCGTGCGCGACAAGGAACATCCCGGTCTATGGGTGAACGACAAGAAGATAGTTGCGATAGGCCTAAATATTTCGAAGAACGTTTCCATGCACGGAATAGCCCTTAACGTGGACCCCAACATGGAACATTACCGGCATATCGTTCCCTGCGGGATAAGGGACCGCGGCGTAACTTCTATGAAAGAGGTATTGGACGCAGCCCCACCATTAGACGACGTGATTAAAACGCTTGGAAACGCTGTTTTGAAGCTCTTTTAA
- a CDS encoding DNA polymerase III subunit alpha, with product MHHSEFVHLHNHTYYSLLDGACPLDLMIAKAREYRMPALAITDHGNMFGAIEFYQRCIAEGIKPIIGCEMYITTQGSRKDRDPRKAGEGHYNHLLLLAKNHKGYQNLCKLITLSYTEGFYYKPRIDKDILSECSDGLVAMSACLKGEIPSFIKNGNMEAAKATAEWYIKLFGNERFFFEVMDIGIPECLAVNDGLRDLGQKLGVPLVATNDCHYMSRENAKAHDALLCIQTGKTLDSDKRLQFGTDEFYFKSPGEMARAFQHIPESISNTLLVAEKCNLELDLKSYHFPKFTVPGGKDLATYLEEESWKGFKERLSVDGEQAVYEERLKTELKLIKDMGFAGYFLIVADFINWAKERGIPVGPGRGSAAGSLVAYCLNITDVDPIPNKLFFERFLNPERVSMPDMDIDFCMRRRQEVIEYVREKYGFVSQIITFGKMKARAVIRDVGRVMGLNYGDVDRIAKLIPFSVNMTLDEALKIEPQLKKLAKDDPKVAQLLETARALEGFPRHASTHAAGVVMSDQPLENFLPLYVGQHDEIITQFDMKAVEKIGLIKFDFLGLKTLTVMFDALEMIKRRHGKEIALNALVPDDKLAYERLSLGDTAGIFQLESSGMTDLVMKLKPSCFEDIVALVALFRPGPLGSGMVDDFINRKHGRTKIVYELPQLEPILKDTYGVIVYQEQVMQIASALACFTLGDADLLRRAMGKKKPEEMAKQRERFMEGAAKNKINKQKAERIFDLMAEFAGYGFNKCVVKETELIDSKTGELFTIADLLDKKTYRATFSCNDRYKIEPKKITKVHSNGRKKVFRLKTHLGYELTATGNHPLLTATGWKNLNELRSGDRIATPRRIAAKGSLKMSRHEVISMAWLISEGNTCHPSSLHFYNNDKDLVNDFVENITKFPHTKAHVYTRRGRMFEARVNTGSCVHVPWNSADRSKRCKVNPSVSGVFTWAGKMGLLGKKVSEKVISKNIFKLKNEQVALFLGRLWSGDGYVFGGTNLMPFYATSSLKLAGQVRHLLLRFGIVSRIAHKSFKYKGGAKKGYALFVTGEDSARLFLRKISPHMVGREKAIRELKEHIDQDGAGKRCRDTIPWEIKWKVREAKELSGKTWVEIERESKLSMKEFYGGRHSYKRGLRRETIGQLGRYFNSNELTDISSSDIYWDEIKEIRPAGTRETYDITVDDNHNFIANGLIVHNSHSAAYAFIAYQTSYLKFHYPTEFMAALLTSEQGNTDKLIFYINACREAGIKVLPPNVNESMTNFSVVGDKEIRFGLAAVKNVGEAAVEAMIRAREGGAFRSLDDFCSRVDGRKVNRRVIESLIKCGTFDWTGVHRAQLLAILDVAMARGASTQRDREIGQVSLFGGMPANESDSSYAQIPNIVSWSEHELLQYEKEALGFYITGHPLAQYESILKLYATAGTDTIALMGDGTEARLGGVVASLREITTKKGDRMCFVTLEDLKGMADVIVFPELYQKANQLIKSDQPMFVIGNLDVDEERAKVIAREIFPLSEAPARLTKTVHFKLAAGEVNDKQLQSLKSILGRFRGECKAFIHMTIPDRSETVMELPNELRVAPSLQLVATVEKIFGHNVTYFQS from the coding sequence ATGCACCATTCCGAATTCGTACATCTTCATAACCACACCTACTACAGCCTCCTGGACGGCGCCTGTCCGCTCGACCTGATGATAGCCAAGGCCAGGGAATACAGAATGCCTGCACTGGCCATTACCGACCACGGCAACATGTTCGGCGCCATTGAGTTCTATCAGAGGTGTATTGCCGAAGGGATAAAGCCCATCATCGGCTGTGAGATGTATATTACCACCCAAGGGTCCAGAAAGGATAGGGACCCCAGGAAGGCTGGCGAGGGTCACTATAACCACCTCCTTCTTCTGGCCAAGAACCACAAAGGTTACCAGAACCTTTGTAAGCTCATTACCTTAAGTTATACAGAAGGGTTCTACTATAAGCCACGGATAGATAAGGATATTTTGTCTGAATGTAGCGACGGTCTTGTTGCCATGAGCGCCTGCCTTAAGGGCGAGATACCGTCATTTATAAAGAACGGGAATATGGAGGCCGCCAAGGCTACTGCAGAGTGGTATATCAAACTCTTTGGGAATGAACGCTTCTTTTTTGAGGTGATGGATATAGGAATACCCGAATGTCTTGCCGTTAATGACGGGCTTAGGGATCTGGGGCAAAAATTGGGCGTTCCCCTTGTTGCCACGAACGACTGCCACTACATGAGCCGCGAAAATGCGAAGGCCCACGACGCGCTCCTCTGCATTCAAACGGGAAAGACTCTAGATAGTGACAAGCGTCTGCAGTTCGGTACCGACGAATTCTATTTCAAGAGCCCCGGCGAAATGGCGCGCGCGTTTCAGCATATCCCGGAGTCGATATCAAACACGCTCCTTGTCGCCGAAAAGTGTAATCTGGAGCTCGACCTTAAATCGTATCACTTCCCGAAGTTCACCGTTCCCGGGGGGAAGGACCTTGCTACTTATTTAGAGGAAGAATCTTGGAAGGGATTCAAGGAACGGTTATCGGTGGATGGAGAACAAGCTGTATACGAAGAACGCCTAAAGACGGAGCTCAAGCTTATCAAAGATATGGGGTTTGCGGGGTATTTCTTGATCGTCGCCGACTTTATCAACTGGGCGAAGGAGAGAGGTATACCGGTTGGCCCGGGCAGAGGTTCCGCCGCAGGCTCGCTCGTTGCATATTGTCTTAATATCACCGACGTGGATCCCATACCGAACAAGCTCTTCTTTGAACGTTTTTTGAATCCCGAACGCGTCAGCATGCCCGACATGGATATAGACTTCTGCATGCGCCGCCGCCAGGAGGTCATCGAATACGTCAGGGAGAAGTACGGGTTCGTTTCGCAGATAATCACGTTCGGCAAGATGAAGGCTCGCGCGGTAATTCGTGATGTCGGGCGTGTGATGGGGCTTAATTACGGTGATGTCGACCGCATAGCAAAGCTCATTCCCTTCTCCGTTAACATGACGCTTGATGAAGCTCTCAAAATAGAACCTCAGCTGAAGAAACTTGCAAAGGACGACCCCAAGGTCGCGCAGCTGCTTGAAACGGCTCGCGCGCTCGAAGGCTTTCCGCGTCACGCATCCACTCACGCCGCCGGCGTTGTCATGAGCGATCAGCCGCTTGAGAACTTCCTGCCGCTCTATGTCGGCCAGCACGACGAAATAATCACCCAGTTCGACATGAAGGCGGTGGAGAAGATAGGCCTCATCAAGTTCGATTTCCTGGGGCTTAAAACTCTAACTGTCATGTTCGACGCTCTTGAAATGATCAAGAGGCGCCACGGTAAAGAGATAGCTTTGAACGCGCTGGTGCCGGACGACAAGCTTGCGTATGAGCGTCTAAGTTTGGGCGATACCGCAGGGATATTCCAGCTTGAATCAAGCGGCATGACAGACCTTGTCATGAAGTTGAAGCCTTCGTGTTTTGAAGATATCGTGGCGCTCGTTGCCTTGTTCCGTCCGGGTCCTTTGGGGAGCGGAATGGTCGATGACTTCATCAACCGCAAGCATGGCCGTACCAAGATAGTATATGAGCTTCCTCAATTAGAACCCATTCTAAAAGATACCTACGGCGTTATCGTATATCAGGAGCAGGTGATGCAGATAGCATCAGCGCTGGCATGTTTTACGCTTGGCGACGCCGATCTCTTGCGCCGAGCGATGGGAAAGAAAAAGCCCGAAGAGATGGCGAAACAGCGTGAGCGTTTTATGGAAGGGGCCGCCAAGAATAAGATCAACAAGCAAAAGGCCGAGAGGATATTCGACCTCATGGCCGAGTTCGCCGGTTACGGCTTCAATAAATGTGTTGTTAAAGAGACGGAGCTTATCGACTCAAAGACCGGTGAGCTGTTCACTATTGCAGATCTTCTGGATAAAAAAACATACCGCGCCACATTTAGTTGCAATGACAGGTATAAGATCGAGCCAAAAAAGATAACAAAGGTTCACTCTAACGGACGCAAAAAGGTTTTTAGGCTCAAGACCCATTTGGGGTATGAGCTGACCGCGACAGGCAATCATCCTTTGCTTACAGCTACGGGGTGGAAGAACCTGAACGAGCTAAGGTCCGGCGACAGGATAGCTACGCCAAGGAGAATAGCCGCAAAGGGTAGCCTCAAAATGTCCCGTCATGAGGTCATTTCCATGGCGTGGCTTATTTCCGAAGGTAATACATGTCATCCAAGTTCATTACATTTTTATAACAACGACAAGGATTTAGTGAATGACTTTGTAGAGAATATCACCAAGTTCCCTCATACAAAGGCCCATGTTTACACGCGCCGGGGCAGGATGTTCGAGGCGCGTGTCAATACGGGAAGCTGTGTGCATGTGCCATGGAATTCTGCGGATCGATCGAAACGATGCAAGGTCAACCCTTCCGTGTCAGGCGTCTTTACCTGGGCGGGTAAAATGGGTCTTTTAGGAAAAAAGGTGTCCGAAAAGGTTATCTCTAAGAATATTTTTAAACTTAAGAATGAGCAGGTCGCGTTATTTTTGGGAAGGCTTTGGTCCGGCGATGGATATGTTTTTGGCGGCACGAATTTAATGCCCTTTTATGCCACATCTTCACTTAAGTTGGCAGGTCAGGTCCGGCACCTGCTCCTGAGGTTCGGAATAGTTTCAAGGATAGCCCATAAGTCGTTCAAATATAAGGGAGGGGCCAAGAAGGGATATGCGCTCTTTGTTACCGGTGAAGATTCCGCAAGGCTCTTTTTACGCAAGATATCTCCTCACATGGTCGGTCGTGAAAAGGCGATAAGAGAATTAAAGGAACATATCGATCAGGATGGTGCCGGAAAAAGATGTCGCGATACTATTCCATGGGAAATAAAGTGGAAGGTTAGAGAGGCGAAGGAGTTGTCCGGAAAAACGTGGGTAGAGATCGAGCGCGAGTCCAAACTCTCCATGAAAGAGTTCTACGGCGGAAGGCATTCGTACAAAAGAGGACTCCGCAGGGAGACCATCGGCCAATTAGGTCGTTATTTTAATTCAAATGAGCTGACCGATATTTCTTCCTCAGATATTTATTGGGACGAGATCAAAGAGATCAGGCCGGCTGGCACTCGCGAAACCTACGATATAACGGTTGACGATAACCATAATTTTATCGCCAACGGATTGATCGTCCACAATTCACATTCTGCGGCATATGCGTTCATTGCCTATCAGACATCATATTTAAAGTTCCACTATCCGACCGAGTTCATGGCGGCGCTTCTGACATCGGAACAGGGTAATACCGATAAACTGATATTCTATATCAACGCATGCAGGGAGGCCGGCATCAAGGTCCTGCCGCCCAACGTGAACGAGAGCATGACCAATTTCTCGGTCGTCGGTGACAAAGAGATCCGCTTTGGGCTCGCCGCGGTCAAGAACGTGGGCGAGGCGGCGGTTGAGGCGATGATAAGGGCGAGGGAAGGCGGTGCTTTCAGGAGCCTTGACGATTTCTGTTCAAGGGTCGACGGAAGAAAGGTGAATCGCCGTGTTATTGAGAGCCTTATTAAATGCGGCACTTTTGATTGGACCGGCGTTCACAGGGCGCAGCTACTTGCCATACTCGATGTGGCGATGGCGCGCGGGGCATCCACACAGCGCGACCGCGAGATAGGTCAGGTGAGTCTGTTCGGCGGTATGCCCGCAAATGAATCGGATTCAAGTTACGCACAGATACCCAATATAGTTTCATGGTCGGAGCACGAACTTTTGCAATACGAGAAAGAGGCGTTAGGTTTTTATATAACGGGCCATCCTCTGGCTCAGTACGAATCGATCTTGAAACTCTACGCAACGGCCGGCACCGATACCATCGCCTTGATGGGCGACGGGACCGAGGCACGTCTCGGCGGCGTTGTTGCCTCGCTCCGCGAGATAACAACGAAGAAGGGCGACCGCATGTGCTTTGTGACGCTCGAAGACCTTAAAGGGATGGCGGATGTCATAGTATTTCCGGAGCTTTATCAGAAGGCCAACCAGCTCATCAAGAGCGACCAGCCGATGTTCGTCATCGGAAATCTGGATGTTGACGAGGAGCGCGCGAAGGTGATCGCCCGCGAGATATTCCCGCTCTCAGAAGCCCCGGCAAGACTCACAAAGACCGTACACTTCAAGCTTGCGGCGGGCGAGGTGAACGACAAACAACTCCAGAGTCTAAAGAGCATCCTAGGCCGCTTTAGGGGGGAGTGCAAGGCGTTCATTCATATGACCATCCCCGATAGAAGCGAAACGGTGATGGAACTGCCTAACGAGTTGCGTGTGGCGCCAAGTCTGCAACTTGTAGCGACCGTTGAAAAGATATTCGGCCACAACGTCACCTATTTTCAATCATGA
- a CDS encoding cold-shock protein has translation MHGKVKWFNDAKGFGFIEREGGPDVFVHFSSIQGDGYKSLAEGVEVTFELVEGPKGPQAQNVQKA, from the coding sequence ATGCACGGTAAAGTAAAGTGGTTCAATGACGCCAAAGGTTTCGGCTTTATTGAACGTGAAGGCGGACCAGACGTATTCGTCCACTTCTCTTCGATCCAAGGTGACGGCTATAAGAGCCTTGCCGAGGGCGTAGAAGTCACTTTCGAGTTGGTTGAAGGCCCCAAGGGTCCTCAGGCACAGAATGTGCAGAAGGCCTAA
- the folE gene encoding GTP cyclohydrolase I FolE, producing the protein MEKLIRELLVKLGEDPEREGLRKTPLRVKKSFEFLTDGYKQDPVKIISDAIFTDKYDEMVIVKDIPFYSLCEHHLLPFYGHAHVAYLPDKKLVGISKIPRMVEIYARRLQVQERMTQQIAEALEIVLKPRGVAVVVNAQHLCMQMRGIQKHDSNIVTSAMLGGFRKNQATREEFMNLIK; encoded by the coding sequence ATGGAAAAGTTGATAAGGGAGTTATTGGTAAAGCTGGGCGAAGATCCTGAGAGAGAGGGGCTGAGAAAGACGCCGCTTCGGGTTAAGAAGTCGTTCGAGTTTCTGACCGACGGATACAAACAGGACCCGGTAAAGATAATAAGCGATGCCATTTTTACCGACAAGTACGACGAGATGGTCATCGTTAAGGATATCCCCTTTTATAGCCTTTGTGAGCATCATCTGCTCCCTTTTTACGGCCATGCCCATGTCGCCTATCTGCCCGATAAAAAACTGGTAGGGATCTCCAAGATACCGCGAATGGTAGAGATCTACGCGCGCAGGCTTCAGGTACAGGAGAGAATGACCCAGCAGATAGCAGAGGCCCTTGAGATTGTGTTAAAGCCGAGGGGGGTTGCGGTGGTAGTCAACGCGCAACATCTCTGCATGCAGATGAGGGGCATTCAAAAGCACGATTCCAACATTGTGACGAGCGCCATGCTAGGTGGCTTCAGAAAGAACCAGGCCACCCGCGAAGAGTTCATGAATTTGATAAAGTAA
- a CDS encoding Holliday junction branch migration protein RuvA — protein MIAHLKGTLAEKMTDHVIVDVRGVGYQVCVSQSGISRLPEAAQEISLHIYTHVREDQLTLFGFLTREEKTIFQRLLNVSGVGPKLAMTILSGMEPHDLVQAVVKEDLARISGIQGIGRRTAERIVVDLKDKFLKEFGALSGGAGGSAKPLYNDAVSALTNLGYTRVTVDKVLTKIGLKEGSTVQSVVKEVLKELKQ, from the coding sequence ATGATAGCCCATCTGAAAGGAACCCTCGCAGAAAAAATGACCGATCATGTGATAGTCGACGTACGGGGAGTAGGATATCAGGTCTGCGTCTCTCAATCCGGCATCTCGCGCCTTCCCGAGGCCGCACAGGAGATATCCCTTCACATATACACCCATGTCCGCGAAGACCAGCTGACGCTATTTGGTTTTTTAACCCGTGAAGAAAAGACGATATTCCAAAGGCTCCTGAATGTCTCCGGCGTCGGGCCAAAACTTGCCATGACGATCCTTTCCGGAATGGAGCCACACGATCTGGTCCAGGCGGTGGTCAAAGAGGACCTCGCACGCATCAGCGGTATCCAGGGGATAGGCCGAAGGACCGCCGAACGCATAGTTGTTGACCTGAAAGACAAGTTCCTTAAGGAATTCGGCGCGTTGAGCGGGGGTGCGGGCGGTTCTGCAAAACCCCTATATAATGATGCGGTATCTGCCCTCACAAACCTCGGCTATACAAGGGTGACCGTCGACAAGGTCCTTACGAAGATCGGCCTCAAAGAGGGCTCGACCGTTCAATCGGTAGTTAAAGAGGTATTGAAAGAACTGAAACAATGA